A part of Gemmatimonadota bacterium genomic DNA contains:
- a CDS encoding sulfatase-like hydrolase/transferase — translation MQPNIIIFLVDDMGTGDTSAYQDWTGNRDDEQLHTPSLERLARLGVRFTDAHTPSTVCTPTRYALLTGRYCWRTQLKHKVAFGPHYPPLIEKERPTLATILKEAGYRTGISGKWHVGLTYTKSDGSPAEGWDDADVRQPLTDCPEEHGFDYHFITNRSHGTSANAGWIENRRCIGATGKNPHDIAGYDLYKTGPMNFQHAVGFLDTHLDTEDTKQQPFFLYYAANSNHTPHTPCDALNGVPIAGQAHFKNGKRELSRPHATTNDPNGWESTEWGKQRDQVGGCEHNTPERLDFIYENDVAVGQLLNYLETHDDPRNPGHKLIDNTLFIFSSDNGAENAGKESSGYYRGRKAHIHEGGHRVPTIAFWKQGNIGDGNDATPGRTSHITYGLNDLVLSIADLVGIETSPRTGFAEDSTSIAPFLTGLKDDEFEPHPLVLHDDYIMGPMLSLRDGDWKLIVGQELILQDKLKHHALFNLKDNPTEDERQNLIASEQHSHLVESMSAKLLNIYHQRNTHANALPS, via the coding sequence ATGCAACCCAACATCATCATCTTCCTCGTCGATGACATGGGCACGGGCGACACCAGCGCGTATCAGGACTGGACCGGCAATCGCGACGACGAACAACTCCACACCCCCAGCCTGGAACGCCTTGCGCGCCTGGGTGTGCGCTTTACCGATGCACACACCCCATCAACCGTCTGCACTCCCACGCGCTATGCCCTCCTCACCGGACGCTATTGCTGGCGCACGCAACTCAAACACAAAGTCGCCTTTGGTCCCCACTATCCGCCGCTCATCGAAAAAGAACGGCCCACACTGGCCACCATCCTCAAAGAAGCCGGATATCGCACGGGCATCTCGGGCAAATGGCACGTGGGCCTGACCTACACAAAATCCGACGGCTCACCCGCCGAGGGGTGGGACGACGCAGACGTGCGCCAACCCCTGACCGACTGCCCTGAAGAACACGGCTTTGACTACCACTTCATCACCAACCGAAGCCATGGAACCTCTGCCAATGCGGGCTGGATCGAAAACCGCCGCTGCATCGGCGCAACCGGCAAAAATCCTCACGACATCGCGGGTTACGACCTGTACAAAACCGGACCCATGAACTTCCAGCACGCCGTTGGCTTTCTCGACACCCATCTCGACACAGAAGACACAAAACAACAACCCTTCTTCCTCTACTACGCCGCCAATTCCAATCACACACCCCACACGCCGTGCGACGCCCTCAACGGCGTACCCATCGCGGGACAGGCGCACTTCAAAAACGGCAAACGCGAACTCTCGCGCCCACACGCAACCACCAACGATCCCAATGGCTGGGAAAGCACCGAATGGGGCAAACAGCGCGACCAGGTCGGCGGCTGCGAGCACAACACGCCCGAACGCCTCGACTTCATATACGAAAACGATGTCGCAGTCGGCCAATTGCTCAACTACCTCGAAACCCACGACGACCCGCGCAACCCGGGCCACAAACTCATCGACAACACCCTCTTCATCTTCTCCAGCGACAACGGCGCGGAAAACGCGGGCAAAGAATCCAGCGGATACTACCGCGGTCGCAAAGCCCACATCCACGAAGGCGGCCATCGCGTACCCACAATCGCCTTCTGGAAACAGGGCAACATCGGCGACGGCAACGACGCGACACCCGGGCGTACCAGCCACATCACGTATGGACTCAACGACCTCGTATTATCCATCGCAGACCTCGTTGGCATCGAAACATCCCCGCGCACGGGATTTGCCGAAGACAGCACCAGCATCGCGCCCTTTCTCACGGGCCTCAAAGACGATGAATTTGAACCCCACCCCCTCGTCCTTCACGACGACTACATCATGGGCCCCATGCTCTCGCTGCGAGATGGCGATTGGAAATTGATCGTCGGGCAAGAACTCATTCTGCAAGACAAATTAAAACACCACGCCCTCTTCAACTTAAAAGACAACCCCACAGAAGACGAACGCCAGAACCTCATCGCATCAGAACAACACAGCCACCTCGTCGAATCTATGTCTGCAAAATTGCTCAATATTTATCACCAGAGGAACACCCATGCAAACGCCCTTCCCAGCTAA
- a CDS encoding HEAT repeat domain-containing protein, translated as MADKPVLLTDEQMQQFIRDGYLILHPDFPEGFHEKVYKRIDESFEKNSGRNPGNNLLPAVPELQDVWDHPIVHGAFSSILGPDYYLHLHRHVHESRPGSDARTMHKDSLHNSRFCADQNRRHHHCRWMMAMYYPQETPREMGPTSVTPRSQYITARDQEGEHLFTSGPAGTVALIHYDILHKKEANYTEITRHMVKFLFTRMTEPTEPTWDHSDETWIASDDPQEPIWQAMWDWHLGKAPEHASNGTSIQTLSEQLSNPSEAAALHASYTLGLQGEKAIPAMIDALKDTEDENPPRNVGYGFTNVGEVAVPALLELTKNPDPKIRMRAVDVLGDLGLRARSATPDLIALLQDTDEDTRAHAAESLGTISQNTTEAVRPLADILSTDESDFVRRNAALSLARLGIHAEEAIPELADAMRDGNHYVRGFAVHGLYRIGTPEALRAAMHRLQALRWDSEPRGQTQRRPKKVA; from the coding sequence ATGGCAGACAAACCCGTCTTATTGACCGACGAGCAAATGCAGCAATTCATCCGCGACGGATATTTGATCCTCCACCCCGACTTCCCGGAGGGATTCCACGAAAAAGTCTATAAACGCATCGATGAATCCTTTGAAAAAAACAGCGGCAGAAATCCCGGCAACAACCTCCTCCCCGCCGTACCAGAACTGCAAGACGTATGGGATCACCCCATTGTACACGGCGCATTTTCCAGCATCCTCGGACCCGATTATTATCTGCACCTGCACCGCCACGTTCACGAAAGCCGCCCGGGTAGCGATGCGCGCACCATGCACAAAGACAGCTTGCACAACAGCCGATTTTGCGCCGACCAAAACCGCCGTCATCACCACTGTCGCTGGATGATGGCGATGTATTACCCCCAGGAAACACCCCGCGAAATGGGACCGACCAGCGTAACCCCCAGATCGCAATACATCACCGCCCGCGACCAGGAAGGAGAACACCTCTTCACATCCGGACCCGCGGGAACCGTCGCACTCATCCACTACGACATCCTGCACAAAAAAGAAGCCAACTACACAGAGATCACGCGCCACATGGTCAAATTCCTATTCACGCGCATGACTGAGCCTACCGAACCGACCTGGGATCACAGCGACGAAACATGGATCGCATCCGACGATCCACAAGAACCGATATGGCAGGCCATGTGGGACTGGCACCTGGGCAAAGCACCCGAACACGCGAGCAATGGGACATCAATCCAAACCCTGAGCGAGCAACTATCTAACCCCAGCGAAGCCGCCGCGCTCCATGCGTCCTACACCCTCGGATTACAGGGCGAAAAAGCGATTCCCGCCATGATCGACGCACTCAAAGATACGGAAGATGAGAACCCACCTCGAAATGTGGGATATGGATTCACAAACGTCGGCGAAGTCGCCGTACCCGCACTGCTCGAACTCACCAAAAATCCGGACCCAAAAATCCGCATGCGCGCAGTCGATGTACTCGGCGACCTGGGCCTGCGTGCCAGATCAGCCACGCCCGACCTCATCGCCCTGTTGCAGGACACCGACGAAGACACACGCGCACATGCCGCAGAATCCCTGGGCACCATTAGTCAGAACACCACGGAAGCTGTGCGCCCGCTCGCCGACATCCTATCTACAGATGAAAGCGACTTTGTGCGACGCAATGCCGCCCTCTCCCTCGCGCGATTGGGCATCCATGCCGAAGAAGCCATTCCCGAACTGGCAGATGCCATGCGCGATGGCAACCACTACGTTCGCGGATTTGCGGTACACGGCCTCTATCGCATCGGCACGCCCGAAGCGCTCAGAGCCGCCATGCATCGCCTCCAGGCACTGCGCTGGGACAGCGAACCCAGAGGTCAGACACAAAGAAGACCTAAAAAGGTAGCTTAA
- a CDS encoding phytanoyl-CoA dioxygenase family protein — protein sequence MNHLTPNDIAQFDEEGYLVFEGLFDHDLNERIKADVDQLMIDREKGERPMLMAYPELGLLTSEPGVVDRVADLMKGKKFVHHHIHARWQLPGERGVAWHQDYAQLPQTNRSHLMVHVFMYMDGLNGEVGDLLVMPGTHKKVMANDAYRQFQFEDLPGSRTIDNLAPGSIIIVHSALQHARRPKPGGGIYKRYFIDTSYCEEGILWPSYPNIAEINRVALETGCDRNGKYAFLYDTTQFFERRDYMDRLNEKNQGSIALQL from the coding sequence ATGAACCACCTCACACCCAACGACATCGCCCAATTCGACGAAGAGGGATACCTCGTATTCGAAGGCCTCTTCGACCACGACCTCAACGAACGCATCAAAGCCGATGTCGATCAACTCATGATCGACCGCGAAAAAGGTGAACGCCCCATGCTCATGGCGTATCCAGAACTCGGCTTGCTCACATCTGAACCCGGTGTTGTAGATCGCGTGGCCGATCTGATGAAGGGCAAAAAATTTGTCCATCACCACATCCACGCCCGATGGCAACTGCCCGGAGAACGCGGGGTAGCGTGGCATCAGGATTATGCACAACTCCCGCAAACAAATCGCTCGCACCTCATGGTCCACGTATTCATGTACATGGACGGCCTGAACGGCGAAGTGGGCGACCTCCTCGTCATGCCCGGCACCCACAAAAAAGTCATGGCCAACGATGCCTATCGCCAATTTCAATTCGAAGACCTGCCCGGCTCGCGCACCATCGACAATTTGGCCCCCGGATCCATCATCATCGTCCACTCCGCCCTGCAACACGCCCGCCGACCCAAACCCGGCGGCGGCATTTACAAACGCTACTTCATCGACACCTCCTACTGCGAAGAAGGCATCCTCTGGCCCTCCTATCCCAACATCGCCGAAATCAACCGCGTCGCCCTCGAAACCGGTTGTGATCGGAACGGCAAATACGCCTTTCTCTACGACACCACCCAGTTCTTTGAGCGCAGGGATTACATGGACAGACTCAACGAGAAAAATCAGGGCAGCATCGCGTTACAATTGTAG
- a CDS encoding sulfatase-like hydrolase/transferase, which yields MSNPNIIYIYGDDLGRGMLSCYGQKHFQTPNIDRLSREGLQFTRAYGCIFCAPARASLMTGYHDAHAGRWTYTRGGLYRPMAEGTMTFEHIAELINNTGLQERPDEVFLAQIAQRAGYVTGQIGKLEWGFATTPERIRRHGWDYHYGYYDHQICHGFYPPFLFENGDIVEIPGNTHPDCGNHPGSESPENAAIRHDMTGKVTYSQDLFNDKIVDFLRKNRHNPFFLFHPSQLPHGPISVPEIHPGVKDAPELTGFEKEYASMILRLDDTVGIILDELDALGIANNTIVFFSSDNGHEIYAEQKGRTVKRQNLDGIRYDDITTRHTTEQSGDIFNGNDGMAGLKWTSWEGGTRLPYIARWPGHISPGTTDHMIANYDFMPTLSDLTGQETPDWKDGESFLPTLLGKEQRPHAPVVFSSRLGPALTTADGWKLRHINKTNGFQLYNILDDYREENDLAAEYPDKVDQLARQLLRACDGNFAHGNPDMHLAYIHLGEDT from the coding sequence ATGTCCAATCCCAACATCATCTACATCTACGGCGACGACCTGGGCCGCGGCATGCTCTCCTGCTACGGCCAAAAACACTTTCAAACCCCCAATATCGACCGCCTCTCCCGCGAAGGCTTGCAATTCACCCGCGCCTATGGCTGCATCTTTTGCGCCCCGGCGCGCGCCAGCCTCATGACCGGCTATCACGACGCACACGCGGGCCGATGGACCTACACCAGAGGCGGTCTCTACCGCCCCATGGCCGAAGGCACGATGACCTTTGAACACATTGCCGAACTCATCAATAATACCGGCCTTCAAGAACGCCCCGACGAAGTCTTTCTCGCACAAATCGCACAACGCGCTGGCTATGTCACGGGACAAATTGGCAAACTCGAATGGGGCTTTGCCACAACGCCAGAACGCATTCGTCGGCACGGCTGGGACTACCACTACGGCTACTACGACCATCAAATCTGCCACGGCTTCTATCCGCCATTCCTCTTTGAAAATGGCGACATTGTCGAAATACCCGGCAACACCCATCCCGACTGCGGCAACCACCCCGGTTCAGAATCCCCGGAAAACGCGGCCATCCGCCACGACATGACCGGGAAAGTCACCTACTCTCAGGACCTCTTCAACGACAAAATCGTCGATTTCCTCCGCAAAAATCGCCACAACCCCTTCTTCCTCTTCCACCCCTCGCAACTGCCCCACGGACCCATCTCCGTCCCCGAAATTCACCCGGGCGTAAAAGACGCGCCAGAACTCACCGGCTTTGAAAAAGAATACGCATCCATGATTCTTCGCCTCGACGACACCGTTGGCATCATCCTCGACGAACTCGACGCGCTCGGCATTGCCAACAACACCATCGTCTTCTTCAGCTCTGACAACGGCCACGAAATCTACGCCGAACAAAAAGGCCGCACCGTCAAAAGACAAAACCTCGACGGCATCCGCTATGACGACATCACCACCCGACACACAACAGAACAAAGCGGCGACATCTTCAACGGCAACGACGGCATGGCCGGCCTCAAATGGACGAGTTGGGAAGGCGGCACCCGCCTTCCCTACATCGCGCGCTGGCCCGGTCACATCTCCCCCGGCACAACCGATCACATGATCGCCAATTACGATTTTATGCCCACACTATCCGATCTCACAGGACAGGAAACACCCGACTGGAAAGACGGCGAATCCTTCTTGCCCACCCTTTTGGGCAAAGAGCAACGCCCCCACGCACCCGTCGTCTTTTCATCGCGTCTCGGTCCCGCCCTCACCACAGCCGACGGCTGGAAATTGCGCCACATCAACAAAACCAACGGCTTTCAACTCTACAACATCCTGGACGACTACCGGGAAGAAAACGACCTTGCTGCCGAATATCCCGACAAAGTCGATCAACTCGCACGCCAACTCCTCAGAGCCTGCGACGGCAACTTTGCCCACGGCAACCCCGATATGCATCTGGCGTACATCCATTTAGGGGAGGACACATGA
- a CDS encoding Gfo/Idh/MocA family oxidoreductase — MPREQNIRLGLIGCGGIVQKSHLQGLLAIPDLVNISAIADPIPENRNRVGTAADIVSEQRYEDHRHMLARAELDAVIIATPHHLHAEHVIEAAQAGVAIISEKPMATSLEEADRLLDAVKKHNVPYAIVHNFLYTPGTAEALRLLREENTGIPQTGRALSLAGKTEDQADPNSVWRASKAAGGGCIGDTAYHEIYLVETMIGSPVRYVEARVQTKFFDFDVDDVAFLLFEHENGAISTVSTSWGMPAGDQSICEVYTRTHAIRIVGRGRELRYLDKSNRRWRSIDLDHGLSADALSRAGHANYFAATFKALAEGKPPPVTAEHARHNLSIIHAAHQATTQRKAIDVTEL; from the coding sequence ATGCCTCGTGAACAAAACATCCGCTTGGGCCTGATCGGCTGCGGCGGCATCGTCCAAAAATCCCATCTTCAGGGCCTGCTCGCCATACCCGACCTCGTAAATATCTCGGCAATAGCCGATCCCATCCCCGAAAACAGAAACCGCGTTGGCACGGCAGCAGACATCGTTTCAGAACAGCGCTACGAAGACCACCGCCACATGCTTGCCCGCGCCGAACTCGACGCCGTCATCATCGCCACCCCCCATCACCTGCACGCCGAACACGTCATCGAAGCCGCGCAAGCGGGCGTCGCCATCATCTCGGAAAAACCCATGGCAACATCCCTCGAAGAAGCCGACCGCCTCCTCGACGCCGTAAAAAAACACAACGTCCCCTACGCCATCGTACACAACTTCCTCTACACACCCGGCACCGCAGAAGCACTCAGACTATTGCGCGAAGAAAACACAGGCATACCCCAAACGGGCCGCGCCCTATCCCTCGCTGGCAAAACAGAGGACCAGGCCGACCCCAACAGCGTCTGGCGCGCATCAAAAGCAGCCGGCGGCGGTTGTATCGGCGACACTGCGTACCACGAAATTTACCTCGTCGAAACCATGATCGGCTCACCCGTGCGCTACGTGGAAGCCCGCGTACAGACCAAATTCTTCGACTTCGACGTCGATGATGTCGCCTTCCTCCTCTTTGAACACGAAAACGGCGCAATCTCCACCGTCTCGACATCCTGGGGCATGCCTGCTGGCGACCAGAGTATATGCGAAGTCTATACCCGCACGCATGCCATCCGCATTGTCGGGCGCGGGCGCGAACTCCGCTACCTCGACAAGTCCAATCGCAGATGGCGATCCATTGACCTCGACCACGGCCTCAGCGCAGACGCCCTATCCCGCGCTGGACACGCCAACTATTTTGCCGCCACATTCAAAGCACTCGCAGAAGGCAAACCTCCCCCAGTCACCGCCGAACACGCCCGCCACAACCTCTCGATCATCCACGCCGCGCACCAGGCGACAACACAGCGCAAGGCTATCGATGTGACAGAACTATAA
- a CDS encoding NAD(P)/FAD-dependent oxidoreductase, whose translation MINTIIIGGGQAGITLSYYLQQRGIEHLVLERDRAFSAWHNCWDSFQLNTANWMNTLPGMQKPFAPHKAWYDTATREEALDYFQAYRQMVNPPLKEGVTVTQVVQGENTWNVHTDTKTYQTTNVAICTGHAAQPFVPDTAKKLPQTTPQLHSSTYRNPDQITTPNVLIVGSGSSGVQICLDLAQSDQFENLSFALSGNGVVPWSILGIPIGIFSRILPIFEIQRQTLIGRRIMHQWQGGDPAMAPSPRWLSKHHGVQQVGRVIDADHRRIVCADSEIISLKDLTVLWCTGFRPDHKFIRVHKPESAFDKNGPIHRRGVCIPGLFFVGLKFQHTVGSHLLRGVGRDAEYIAQKIAERNRRNAS comes from the coding sequence ATGATAAACACCATCATTATCGGCGGTGGACAGGCCGGCATAACACTGAGTTATTACTTGCAACAACGCGGGATTGAGCACCTCGTATTGGAACGCGACCGGGCGTTCTCAGCCTGGCACAACTGCTGGGACAGCTTTCAGTTAAACACAGCCAATTGGATGAACACATTGCCCGGCATGCAAAAACCATTTGCACCGCACAAAGCCTGGTACGACACTGCCACACGCGAAGAAGCTCTCGACTATTTCCAGGCATATCGCCAGATGGTCAATCCCCCGTTAAAAGAAGGCGTCACCGTCACGCAAGTCGTTCAAGGAGAAAACACCTGGAACGTCCATACAGACACCAAAACCTATCAAACGACCAACGTCGCCATCTGCACCGGACATGCAGCCCAGCCCTTTGTCCCAGACACTGCCAAAAAACTGCCACAAACAACCCCCCAGCTACACTCATCAACCTATCGAAACCCCGACCAGATCACAACGCCAAATGTCCTCATCGTCGGCAGCGGCAGCAGCGGCGTTCAAATCTGCCTGGACCTCGCACAATCGGATCAATTTGAAAACCTCTCATTTGCACTCAGCGGCAACGGCGTCGTCCCATGGTCTATACTGGGCATCCCCATCGGCATATTCTCGCGCATACTTCCAATCTTCGAAATCCAGCGGCAAACGCTGATCGGACGGCGTATTATGCACCAATGGCAGGGGGGAGACCCCGCCATGGCGCCATCGCCGCGCTGGCTTTCAAAACACCACGGCGTACAACAGGTCGGTCGCGTAATAGATGCCGACCACCGCAGAATCGTCTGCGCCGACAGCGAAATTATCAGCCTAAAAGACCTGACCGTCTTATGGTGTACCGGCTTTAGGCCCGACCACAAATTTATCCGCGTACATAAACCCGAATCCGCATTTGACAAAAACGGACCCATTCACAGACGCGGCGTCTGCATCCCCGGCCTGTTCTTCGTCGGCTTGAAATTTCAACACACCGTCGGATCACATCTCCTGCGCGGCGTGGGACGCGACGCGGAATACATCGCGCAGAAAATCGCAGAAAGGAACCGTCGCAATGCCTCGTGA
- a CDS encoding thiamine pyrophosphate-binding protein, protein MLMTGGQAVVETLDAWGVDVVFGIPGVHTLALYDALYDHPRIRHVTTRHEQGAGFMADGYARASGRVGVALTTTGPAAVNALTPIGEAHAESSPVLLICSGPTDETNGTDAGVLHDMRDQFGTLFSVTGRGQRVSRVEEIPDALSEGFEAMKYGRPRPYIFEVPLDVFKEEADVNIDEPAHRPPHKPEEAALDAAAEMIQSARKPMLIAGGGTQDASDDVIKLAEKLGLPVAVTANGQGAIPADHPLLVRGEAMNKCLNEADVVIAVGTRLGFRFEQMWKGTPEKLIHLDIDPEVIGRSFEPDVALIGDAGEGLRGLYARLDGVKSAWDVRGSVPQASGQWEEKPFPELLGVLRDVLDRDAVVVNDMTMISYQARRHFPVYQPRTFLSPTVYGTLGFSMPAAVGAKVACPDKQVVSLCGDGGFMYTATELSTAVQQGVSLPVVLCNDNTYDAIKRAQDRECDGRNIAVELANPDFVMFAQSFGVQSVRVTDGQGFGEALEEALQAEGPTLIEVFLPEYA, encoded by the coding sequence ATGCTGATGACTGGCGGTCAGGCTGTGGTTGAGACATTGGATGCATGGGGGGTGGATGTGGTGTTTGGGATTCCGGGGGTTCATACGCTCGCGCTTTACGATGCGCTTTACGATCATCCGCGCATTCGGCATGTGACGACGCGGCACGAGCAGGGGGCGGGTTTTATGGCTGATGGGTATGCGCGGGCTTCTGGGCGCGTGGGTGTGGCGTTGACGACGACGGGTCCGGCGGCGGTGAATGCGTTGACGCCGATTGGGGAAGCGCACGCGGAGTCGTCGCCCGTGTTGCTGATATGCAGCGGTCCTACGGATGAAACCAATGGCACAGATGCGGGGGTGTTGCACGATATGCGGGACCAGTTTGGGACGTTATTTTCGGTGACGGGACGCGGGCAGCGCGTGTCGCGTGTGGAGGAGATACCAGATGCGCTATCAGAGGGTTTTGAGGCGATGAAGTATGGGCGTCCCCGTCCCTATATTTTTGAGGTTCCGCTGGATGTTTTTAAGGAAGAAGCAGATGTAAATATTGACGAACCCGCGCACCGCCCGCCGCATAAGCCTGAGGAGGCTGCGCTCGATGCGGCGGCGGAGATGATTCAGTCTGCGCGTAAGCCGATGTTGATCGCGGGTGGGGGGACGCAAGATGCGAGCGATGATGTGATTAAGCTGGCAGAGAAACTCGGCTTGCCGGTGGCTGTTACCGCCAATGGGCAGGGGGCTATTCCGGCGGATCACCCTTTGCTGGTGCGCGGTGAGGCGATGAACAAGTGTTTGAACGAGGCGGATGTGGTGATTGCTGTGGGTACGCGTCTTGGCTTTCGATTTGAGCAGATGTGGAAGGGGACACCGGAGAAGCTCATTCATCTGGATATTGATCCGGAGGTGATCGGGCGGTCGTTTGAGCCAGATGTTGCGCTAATTGGCGATGCGGGCGAGGGTTTGAGGGGATTGTACGCGCGTCTGGATGGGGTGAAGTCCGCGTGGGATGTCCGTGGTTCTGTGCCGCAGGCGTCCGGTCAGTGGGAGGAGAAACCTTTTCCCGAATTGTTGGGGGTTTTGCGGGATGTTCTGGATCGGGATGCGGTGGTTGTGAACGATATGACGATGATTAGCTATCAGGCACGTCGCCATTTTCCGGTTTATCAGCCGCGCACATTTTTGTCGCCCACGGTTTACGGGACGCTGGGTTTTTCCATGCCGGCGGCTGTGGGTGCCAAGGTCGCGTGTCCAGATAAGCAGGTGGTGTCGCTGTGTGGTGATGGTGGGTTTATGTACACGGCGACAGAGCTTTCGACCGCGGTTCAGCAGGGGGTGTCATTGCCCGTTGTTTTGTGCAATGACAATACTTATGACGCGATTAAACGGGCGCAAGATCGGGAATGTGATGGGCGGAATATTGCCGTGGAGTTGGCGAATCCCGATTTTGTGATGTTTGCACAGAGTTTTGGTGTGCAGAGCGTTCGCGTGACTGATGGACAGGGGTTTGGTGAGGCGCTCGAAGAGGCGTTGCAGGCTGAGGGTCCGACGTTGATTGAGGTTTTTTTGCCTGAGTATGCCTGA
- a CDS encoding PcfJ domain-containing protein — translation MATKRKKRRHRGAAGKANADLTAHIRSLGLTSVGQYQAWCRDHGFNGALNKSWQERRQERKVADRAIDEELAEQEFVRHISALGLKTVADYTAWCTAHGLSTGTHKSVAQRKKESDLAERLKSDAVLARMKNHTRRPQETIQAIYEGKLSEAELNRPHLQKIQRAFDGLGRDRKGRRALLQLLLHVEKRGDFFDVKPAIVRLGPSDGNTFIEGLGALARWHKRWLRDPGEWRPDSHNGRKQFGSLARHLLAKYDVPAFMDIAWFLGEEDEARQQQGWFVHVGTGGNIRKADVPLTLTKKMAHLFLESPHDCTIYEAFRRGQILGLGGEEPLVRAVNGTRLGSSFECEDFWHKVVHFFVNNPMLDPDEVGPIVDYIHNQKYVPREETVGGEVVQLPPEQPNFSIKGRSMVKLLRQVEMWHRQLARQNRLPAKVWAPSGLNELDWTATDNYGNEKERWTITELLSVKELSLEGRKMHHCVGSYANNCKTGRSSIWTMQVTTPEDETHRVMTIAVQNGSRSITQARGKCNARPNGRTPSGKRRDFSKEYERHLRKSRHVLYLWREQEGLSMSRGV, via the coding sequence ATGGCAACAAAGCGAAAAAAGAGGCGGCACAGAGGGGCTGCTGGCAAGGCGAATGCGGATTTGACGGCGCATATTCGGTCGCTGGGGTTGACGAGTGTGGGGCAATATCAGGCGTGGTGTCGCGATCACGGTTTTAATGGAGCGCTGAATAAGAGTTGGCAGGAGCGGCGGCAGGAGCGCAAGGTTGCAGACCGGGCGATTGATGAGGAATTGGCCGAGCAGGAATTTGTGCGCCATATCAGCGCGTTGGGGTTAAAGACGGTTGCGGATTATACGGCGTGGTGTACTGCGCACGGGTTGAGTACGGGGACGCACAAGAGTGTTGCTCAACGCAAGAAAGAGAGCGATTTGGCCGAGCGGTTAAAGAGCGATGCGGTTTTGGCGAGGATGAAAAATCACACGCGGCGGCCACAAGAGACGATTCAGGCGATTTATGAGGGCAAGCTGTCGGAGGCGGAGTTGAATCGCCCGCATTTGCAAAAGATCCAGCGGGCTTTTGATGGGCTGGGGAGAGACCGCAAGGGGCGGCGCGCGCTGCTGCAGTTGTTGCTTCACGTGGAAAAACGGGGCGATTTTTTTGACGTCAAGCCCGCGATTGTGCGCCTGGGACCTTCTGATGGCAATACATTTATCGAGGGGTTGGGCGCCCTGGCGCGCTGGCACAAGCGGTGGTTGCGCGATCCAGGGGAGTGGCGGCCAGATTCGCACAATGGGCGCAAGCAGTTTGGTTCGCTTGCGCGACATTTGCTCGCGAAGTACGATGTGCCCGCGTTTATGGATATTGCGTGGTTTCTCGGTGAGGAAGACGAGGCGCGGCAGCAGCAGGGATGGTTTGTGCATGTGGGAACGGGTGGGAATATTCGCAAGGCAGATGTTCCGCTGACGCTGACGAAGAAGATGGCGCATTTGTTTTTGGAGTCGCCGCACGATTGCACGATTTACGAGGCGTTTCGGCGGGGTCAAATTCTGGGGCTTGGCGGGGAGGAGCCGCTGGTGCGCGCGGTGAATGGTACGCGGTTGGGGTCGTCTTTTGAATGCGAGGATTTCTGGCATAAGGTGGTGCATTTTTTTGTGAATAATCCAATGCTTGATCCCGATGAGGTGGGACCGATTGTGGATTATATTCACAATCAGAAATACGTGCCTCGAGAAGAGACGGTTGGTGGCGAGGTTGTGCAGTTGCCTCCCGAGCAGCCGAATTTTTCGATTAAGGGGCGCAGTATGGTCAAGTTGCTTCGGCAGGTCGAGATGTGGCACCGGCAGTTGGCGAGGCAGAATCGCTTGCCCGCAAAGGTGTGGGCTCCTTCGGGTCTCAATGAGCTGGATTGGACGGCGACGGATAATTATGGGAATGAAAAGGAGCGGTGGACGATTACGGAGTTGCTGTCGGTCAAAGAGTTGTCCCTCGAGGGACGCAAGATGCATCACTGCGTGGGGTCTTATGCGAATAATTGCAAGACCGGGAGGTCGTCGATCTGGACAATGCAGGTTACGACGCCAGAGGATGAGACGCATCGGGTGATGACGATTGCGGTGCAAAATGGCAGCCGAAGCATTACGCAGGCGCGCGGGAAGTGCAATGCGCGACCCAATGGCAGGACGCCCAGTGGCAAGCGTCGGGATTTTAGCAAGGAGTATGAACGCCATTTGCGCAAGTCGCGACATGTGTTGTATTTGTGGCGGGAGCAAGAGGGGTTGTCTATGTCGCGTGGGGTGTGA